The genomic DNA CACTTGGacttgtcaaaaaagaaagtcTCAATAGGATTGAGAACCTCTCCATTTTCTCAACACaagggaagaaagaaaaaaaaaaaaaaaaaaaaggtaatgtaTAGCTCCATTAATAGGTATGATCAAGCAACATCAATTGATCAAATGGATAATGTGGATATCATAAGTTAGACAAGCTTCATAAATCCGTGAAAATCAATTTGCCAAAAGAAATTATACATCATAAAAATGCCAAGGGAACGTTGCTTTTGGAAAAGAAAACAACTACAAAATCTCAGGGCCACTAGAATACGGATAAAGTTATGATTGATACACAAAAGGAGAAATAGTAGTTAGCGTAACTGTATCTGTATCATCTTCTATGATGTTTTTATCATGAACAGATACACAATtacaatatttatttgattctgCAAATTAGTAGACGAACAATAACGAATGAATCTATTGAAAAGAATATATGAAGTACCCTGCCAAATGATACTAACGTAGGAAGTAGCAGAGCAAAAAGTGTCATGAATCCAATTTTGAAAATTCGAGGGGAAGTTCTAATCCGACTGAAAAGCGTATTTGGTAGTCATTGATTGACCAATATAGTTCACGGGTTTGTGTTGTGTGTAATCAAGAAAACGACATGCGTTGTTGCAGGCTAACgagtattttgtttttggaaatatgAAGTGTTACTCTGTTAGTAACATTTCAGAAACAAGATTCTTAACtaagaaatattttgaagtCAAGAGATTGTGCTTAGTGTTTCTGTGACTTCTGCTGACATGTTAAATGCCAACCAACGGCTGACAGAAGCCCAAATCATCCCGGTGACTTGGTAATCTGTGAAAATTTATACTAGATACACTGAATTACTCAGAACATAGAAACAGCTCTCTACGGTGTAAATCCTTCTCATTTTTACCCTAACATTATAGTAAATCAAACAAGGTTGCAGTAATCGTATGTGTCAGTAATAATAGCTTTTCAGGTTGACTGGTTTAACTATGTAAGTGCTTGTTTGGCTGTGTGGTGTAATTTCCACATCAAACCAAAATCACAGCAGGTGGTCACGTTTGTAGTGAAGCTACACATGGTAGCGTTTCCAAATCACGGCAATTTTTGCCTTGGGATGCAAGAAAACCTGTGGCACCGCTCATCCAAACAATATATAACACTGTTTGCTTTCCTCTAGATTTATCTAAGCTCTAATAGTCAtccttaattatataatatattcagTACATAATCTAAAAGAGTTCCAGAGTACAGAAATTCTATCATCATGACATCTACACTTTTTTCAGCTGCACATAGATGCATCATAACATATAATCATGTcctttttttgtataaattataaCATGTCGAGTGTACTTTAACTTACTTGGTCAATTAAGCAAAGTGCTGGGATCTTGGTACGATCTACAATGGTATCCATTCTACCATGTACAGATGGAATGGAAATGGAAGAAGGGTTACAAATTGAAAGGGAAGAtatacccaaaagtaattaagaGAAACTTCATAAACCATGAAAAAAGGGGAAGTAACAAGAATGTTCCCCAAGCTATATTATTTCaagataaacaaaattattccaataaataaaattgaaatttattgtCACTGAATAAGAAAATCATCCCCACAGTCAAACCAAAATGTGCACATTAGACAAAACCCAAcgtaagaaacaaaaataacagGACAGACACAAACATCCGGGAAAGCAACCAAAAGTTCAGAGAGTGGTTTTCAAAAACACAGATAACATTACCTACCTGATTAAGCTTCTTGGCTAAGAGTCAGAAGAAGCATGTTTCAGAGAAAATCATGGTGACGTGTAGATGTTATGGCTGCGTGGCCAGAATTGAGAGACATGAAGTATCATTAGCAAAACTAAGGATAACAAATAATTGCCCCTTTTAAAGTTTTAATCCCTTCATGGTTTACCTCATGTTAAACCTCAAGTCTAGATACGAGGTATATGCATTTTACTTGCTACTGAGAATTAAGTCAAAGAAAACAGACAAATTAATCTTTATATACTTCCAGTAAACTTCTTCAACTACGGACATGTTTTAAACTTGTTATTTTCTGCTCTAGCAAATTACTTCAGTTTTTTTTGAGgttttttagtgaataaaaagGTAGTTTCAAAGTAAGAGGgataaaaattatgaatatgtGCAACACATAATAGAAAAAATGTAACCATGATGTCGTTTTTTGTTCCACTTTGGCCAATAAGGTACCAAAGGTCATACTCGTCTCCCCAAAGTAAACTATCCGCTAATGTACAGTAGTTGCATACCGTAAAACAATACAACACCAGCATGCTTGATTTACaataaaaatctaatttaaagaattctacctaaaaaagaaaacaaacagtGAAGAATGGAATTGAAACCATTAAGGAAAACCATATCCCCCTGCCTTTCAATTAAAGATAACAGATACTTTGAAAGGAGAAGAACATGTGTTACAGATtagtaaattaatttaaatatcgaGACGTAGAATGACTGAACatgaattttgagaaaataaagtAGCTCCATATCTCATTTTGGGGGAAATGAAAGATTGCTCTCAAGCATAAATGAGAGATCATGCATCTGTGACATCAACATCTCTACGTCATCTTTTGACCCTAATTCTGCAGTGGAAACATCTCTAGTGTTTTGTCTCATGGTATCATCATCAGCCACCCTAAACATGCAACAAGATAGCATAAATTTCTTCATGAAACTATAAAATGTCAATCAAGATCAAATTTAGCTAGTAGGAATGTTAAAAAACTACATTAAATAACCAAAGAATCAATGATAAAATGCAAAACCTAAGCATCGCCATTTAAAGGATGAAAAACTTCCAAGTAATAAATATCTTTTCGATTCATAACATGCAAAGCTACGAAATGTGAATTCTGTCATCAGTCATATTCCTATTCAACTTGTACATCAAAATAGAACCCTTATTTAAAACAAATACCCTTGTCAGTTGGGACCATCAGCAAATGAAATTGGCTTATACCTACTACCTAGATGTGTCAGTTTCCTCACATAACTATAAAATTTATAGACATCCCTTACATTGATTGAGTTATACAACTACTACCAAATGTAGACTGATATATTGAACTTAAAACTCCTAAAGATGTTGTAAATAGACTTAATGTCCATCTGATCTGATACTAAAAGACCTGGTTGAATTCAATTATGCATATCTTTCTACAATAAAAAATGCAACTGCGATAATATCAAGGCACCTGTTTAAAATAGCAGCTGCAGGTTGACCATTGGTTGCTGCAGGAGTACTCAGTGCATTATCAAACTGTTCTAAAAAATCATTCTGTGAAAATCCACTAAAATCCATATCATGTGAGTTGTTTGACGATCCAAATAAATCCACTTCAAAGGTCTTTTCAGATGGAGTTTGATTCACAATTTGTACAGGAATGTTACTGAAAGGATCTTCTTGTTTAGTGGTCAAGCTAGTAAAGCCACTCCACACATCAAATGGGTCAGCATTATCATTAGTAGTCACACTATCGGTTGTTTTGTTATTGCTAACTTGCCATTGGTCACCTTGCATCCAGTCAAAACTTTTAACTGAAGAAGCATTAGCACCCTCTGCTGTTTTGGTATCATGAAGATCAGCAGTAATTTCAGATATGCCAGTCTGGTCTTTTATCTCAGAGTGTGAAACGCTACTGGAAGGATTTTGTGAAAAGGCTGAACCAGTAAAATCATTCCATGCATCAAATGAATCAGTGACTTCGTTAGTAGCCGTAATACCAGTTTCCTTGTTATTGCTCCCCTGCCATGGATCATTTTGCATCCAGTCAAAATTACTAGATGAACCATCAGCACTTTCTGCAATTTTTGTATCATTAGGatcttcagtcatttcaaatTTCCCAGTCTGGCCAGTTATCTCTGAATTGGAAACACTATGTGAAGGATATTGTGTAGTGGCTGAGCCGGTGAAATCATTCCATGAATCAAATGAATAAGAACCTTCATTAGTACCAACATTATCAATTGTCCTGTTATCATTATCTTGTCGTTGATCATTTTCCATCCAGTCAAAGTCCCTGTTAGAAGAACTATTAGCATCCTCTGCTGTTTTTGCATCATTCAGATCAGcagaaaattcaaaatttcccGTCTGGGCAGTCATGTTTTGGCTGGAAATAATACCAGAAGGGTCTTGTGTGCCAGCTGAGCCAGTAAAATCATTCCAAGCATCAAAtgaatcatcttcttcatcagtAGCCCCAATATTAGGAATCTTGGTTTCACTCTCTTGCCACTGGTCATCCTGCATCCAGTCCAAATTCCTAGTAGACGAACCAGTAgcaatttcttctttttccatATGATAGAGATCTGTGGTCGTTTCCGACTTCCCAGGCTGGCCATCTATCTTTGAGTTAGAAGTTTGGAATTCATCACCCTGAAACCAATCATCTTCACCGGACGCTGAAGGATTGAAATCATCGTTCTCCTTTACACCGTCAGAATCTTTCCCATATCCAGATACTGTATCCAATTCAACTTTAGAATGATCGACTGAATTGGACTCTTTGTGAACAGGAGCAGAACTAGCAGACTTGAAGTTGGCCTCCCAACCCGAAAAAGAACCCCCACTCTGATCCTCTACAGACCCTCCTGATGCTTCTGAAGCTTGGAAATTCTGAAACAAACTAAGATTCTCATTTGCTTGGAAAGTGTTATCTGAAGCACCACCTACATTTCTTTCAAAAGCCGAATTCTGCTCAGACACATTGAAATCAGATTCTCTCCGATCAAAAAAACTATCCAGATCAACACCAGACAAACTCAACGAGCTTTCACCCGGAAATGCTTCCGAGTCTGAATTACTTGATAGTGCTCTCTCCGCCTCAGAAGGCCATCGAATTTCCAAATCCAGTAGTTCAGATAAAGGAATCTCATCGTTTAATTCACTCCTTGTTCTGCTTGATGCATGTTCTTCCACCGTCGGTGCCACCATCTCCTGCCAAGCAAATCGAGCAGAGTTAACAtaacaatacaccaaatggtctTAAATTGCAGTTGCAGCCACAGTATAAAGGATTTTCATGTCTCGGCAGCATCATCACACATCTGTAATTTCGATCACATTGCATTTTACCACAATATAAAGTTTCATAGCGTAACTACAACAGAGACCGCAAACACAACTTAAAACCATCCAAaccacacacacatacacacaatCTGATAAATCaaattagaacaaaaaaaaatgaactttcCATAACCACGTTCTTTTTGCATCACAATAAAGGAGAAATGAAGAACATTATATCAAAACAACACATAAAATTCCAAATTTCCAGCATCAAGCAAAGCacattcaatttaaaataatgaaatcGAATCAAGAAAACTATAAAAAGATTAACATTACCGATCCATCGAGTTGAAGAGATTCAAGCAACCAACGATACCCAAGAGTATTCTTAAATTTAATAGCTTCAGGAGGAAGATCTTTGTGCGGATTTGCACCACAAAAGACACAGATAAAGGATTGAACGCCACGGAGGAGTCTACCATTGCAATTCTTACAGCGAAGGTAAGG from Medicago truncatula cultivar Jemalong A17 chromosome 8, MtrunA17r5.0-ANR, whole genome shotgun sequence includes the following:
- the LOC11410999 gene encoding papilin — its product is MAFELPIDQIKQLQILLRKDANLSWYNPENDENLPLPNLHSVAETVAKLDPSPPYLRCKNCNGRLLRGVQSFICVFCGANPHKDLPPEAIKFKNTLGYRWLLESLQLDGSEMVAPTVEEHASSRTRSELNDEIPLSELLDLEIRWPSEAERALSSNSDSEAFPGESSLSLSGVDLDSFFDRRESDFNVSEQNSAFERNVGGASDNTFQANENLSLFQNFQASEASGGSVEDQSGGSFSGWEANFKSASSAPVHKESNSVDHSKVELDTVSGYGKDSDGVKENDDFNPSASGEDDWFQGDEFQTSNSKIDGQPGKSETTTDLYHMEKEEIATGSSTRNLDWMQDDQWQESETKIPNIGATDEEDDSFDAWNDFTGSAGTQDPSGIISSQNMTAQTGNFEFSADLNDAKTAEDANSSSNRDFDWMENDQRQDNDNRTIDNVGTNEGSYSFDSWNDFTGSATTQYPSHSVSNSEITGQTGKFEMTEDPNDTKIAESADGSSSNFDWMQNDPWQGSNNKETGITATNEVTDSFDAWNDFTGSAFSQNPSSSVSHSEIKDQTGISEITADLHDTKTAEGANASSVKSFDWMQGDQWQVSNNKTTDSVTTNDNADPFDVWSGFTSLTTKQEDPFSNIPVQIVNQTPSEKTFEVDLFGSSNNSHDMDFSGFSQNDFLEQFDNALSTPAATNGQPAAAILNRVADDDTMRQNTRDVSTAELGSKDDVEMLMSQMHDLSFMLESNLSFPPK